In a single window of the Gossypium hirsutum isolate 1008001.06 chromosome A13, Gossypium_hirsutum_v2.1, whole genome shotgun sequence genome:
- the LOC107957223 gene encoding probable protein phosphatase 2C 73, producing the protein MVETMRQFSSMFNGLARSISGKISGNGDGREAAEAMAKNAKKNYLILRSSGSVNVDGSNNLASVFSKRGRKGVNQDCAIVWEEFGCQADMLFCGIFDGHGPWGHFVAKKVRESMPSSLLCNWQETLAQASLDPEIDLESDKKHQRFHIWKHSYLRTCAAVDHELEQHRKIDSFYSGTTALTIVRQGDLIYVANIGDSRAVLATTSDDGNLVPVQLTIDFRPNLPQEAERIVQCKGRVFCLHDEPGVHRVWLPDEESPGLAMSRAFGDYCIKDYGLISVPEVTQRHITSRDQFVVLATDGVWDVVSNQEAVQIVSSTPDKQKAAKRLVEYAVRAWKKKRKDIAMDDISAICLFFHSSPLS; encoded by the exons ATGGTAGAGACAATGAGGCAATTTTCTTCCATGTTCAATGGGTTAGCAAGGTCAATAAGTGGGAAAATTTCAGGGAATGGTGATGGAAGAGAAGCTGCTGAGGCAATGgcaaagaatgcaaagaaaaattacctgattttgagGTCTTCCGGTTCTGTAAATGTCGATGGTTCCAACAATTTGGCCTCAGTTTTCTCCAAGAGAGGCAGGAAAGGAGTGAACCAGGATTGTGCCATTGTATGGGAG GAATTTGGATGTCAAGCAGACATGTTGTTTTGCGGGATATTTGATGGGCATGGTCCATGGGGTCATTTTGTAGCCAAAAAGGTTCGAGAATCAATGCCTTCATCGTTGCTTTGCAATTGGCAAGAAACTCTAGCTCAGGCATCCCTTGACCCGGAGATCGATTTAGAGTCTGATAAAAAGCATCAGAGGTTTCATATATGGAAGCATTCTTATCTGAGGACTTGTGCAGCAGTTGATCACGAGCTCGAGCAACATAGGAAGATCGATTCCTTTTACAGTGGAACAACTGCCTTAACAATTGTCAGACAG GGTGACCTCATATATGTAGCCAACATTGGTGATTCACGGGCTGTTCTGGCTACTACATCAGATGATGGAAACTTGGTTCCCGTTCAGCTTACCATCGATTTCAGGCCAAATTTACCTC AGGAGGCCGAGCGAATAGTTCAGTGCAAAGGTCGAGTTTTCTGCCTGCATGATGAGCCAGGGGTGCACAGGGTTTGGCTACCTGATGAGGAGTCACCAGGGCTGGCGATGTCGAGAGCTTTCGGGGACTACTGCATAAAAGATTACGGTCTTATTTCGGTTCCAGAAGTCACACAAAGACATATAACCAGCAGAGACCAATTCGTGGTGCTGGCTACCGACGGG GTATGGGATGTTGTATCCAATCAGGAAGCAGTTCAAATAGTATCTTCGACACCGGACAAGCAGAAGGCAGCTAAGCGGCTAGTGGAGTATGCAGTCCGGGCTTGGAAAAAGAAGAGGAAGGATATTGCAATGGATGATATTTCAGCCATCTGCCTCTTCTTCCACTCTTCTCCCTTATCTTAG